From the Mammaliicoccus sciuri genome, the window CGCCTTAGAAAATGAATTTAACAAGTTAGATATTAGCGACTTCTTAATTCCAACATATTCATACGTATCAATCGTAGAACTTTCAAATTATCTTGCAGGTGACTCTAACGAAGATCCATACGAAAACCCACATGTTAAAGCAAGATTATATCCAGAAGTACCACGTTCAGAATACGTATGTTTCTACCCAATGGATAAAAGACGTGACGGCGAATACAACTGGTATATGTTAGATATGGATCATAGACGAAGCCTAATGCGCTCACACGGTTTAATCGGACGTAGTTATGCAGGTAAAGTAAAACAATTTATTACAGGTTCAGTAGGACTAGACGATTACGAATGGGGCGTAACATTATTCAGTGATGACATGTTACAATTCAAAAAATTAATCTATGAAATGCGTTTCGACGAAGTATCAGCTAGATATGGTGACTTCGGAGCATTCTACGTAGGTAATATATTAAATATTGATGAATTAGATACATTCTTTAACTTGAAATAATATAGAAAGAGCCTGGAACTGAGTGAAGTTCCAGGCTCTTCATATTTTGAGTGCTAATGATGTTGATTTCCAGGCCGATAATTTTATTTATCGGCCTGGAAATCTCGTTTCTGGACCGGTAAATTTTTTTATCGGTCCGTATTTCCTATTTCTGGACCGATAATTTTCGTATCGGTCCAGAATATTAAATAAGGCTGGAACATAATATAATATCCCAGCCTCTATCTCATTGCCACCTATATTTAACTAAATATATTGATGAATAGTGTAACAATTGGTACGCCTAGTAAATCTATTAGGAAGGCGCCAACAACTGGAACTACTAAATAAGCTTTTGGTGATGCACCGAATTTTTTAGTTATAACATCTAAGTTAGCCATGGCATTTGGTGTTGCGCCTAGTCCATGTCCGATAAATCCGCCTATCATTACTGCTGCATCATAATTTTTACCTAGTCCTCTAAACACGACAAATACTGAGAATAGTACGATAAATACAATTTGTACTAATACAATAATTGTTAACGGTAGTGCCAATTGATAAATTTCTGTTAATTTAATACTCATTAACGCGATTGATAAGAATAAACTTAATGAAACATCACTTACTTGGTTTGTAATTTTCATATCAATGATGTTTAAATTTCCATAATCAGAAATATTTCGAATGATAACTGCGACAAACATTGCGCCAACATAAACCGGAATATTTATTCCTGTTAAATTTTTAAATCCATCTCCAATATATGTACCAATCGCCATACATACTGCAATAATTGTAAATTGAACAATAAATACTGTTGTAGGGTTCATTCTACTATGTAAGTTCTCGTTATATCCCACTTCACTAAAATCAATACCTGTATCTTTAGCATCTCCTGGTTTCAAATCATACTTTTTAATTAAATATCGAACCACAGGGCCACCTAATAATCCACCTGCAACAAGTCCTAATGTCGCTGCTGCAAGTGCCGCTGTTAAGGCAGAGTCTACACCTAATGACTCTAAAGTCTTACCGTATGCCGCTGCATTACCATGACCACCTTCCATGGACATTGATCCAGCAGTTAAGCCAAGTTGTGGTGGAATATTTAACACTTTAGATAATGACACACCGATTACATTTTGACAAAATGCTAAAATTCCGCAAAAAATAAAATATAAAACCAGTATTTTTCCACCAAGTTTTAATAATTTTAATGACGCACCTAAACCTATTGTTGTAAAGAATGCCAACATAAAGAAGTCCTGCAGAAAATCAGAATCTAATTTAATTGTAATGACATTTAATGATTGTAAAATAGCAACTACAATAGCAAATAACAAGCCACCTATTACTGGCGCAGGAATACATAAACGTCTCAATATAGAAACTTTATTTACAATACCTTCACCTAATAAAAGTAAGACACATGCTATAGCTAAAGTTGTGACAGCATCAAACTGTATCATCATCGTTCCCCCTAAAACCTTATATTTTTATCTAGAAATCGTTTTCAAAGCCCGATGAACATTATACCTATCTCAAGTACAGAATGCCACCTTCTATAAATGAGAAATAAAATAAATTCATAAATAGATCATTTTACAAATTTCTTTTATTGAAAAATAACTGTAAAATATTCACATAGTTATATATCTAAAGAATTAGGAAAACGATAGAAATTCATTTTAATTTTGAATTTCTATCGTTTATTATTTTCAACACCAATTATTTACGTTCACTTTATCTTATTAATCAAATTTTACTTTCTTTGCTATTTGATGTAATAAATTTTTTTGCTATTTTGAAGTCTCCTAAATATGGTTCATAATTACCATTAACTTTTTGATATGGATCAGCACCTTTGCCAGCAATAATTAGAACTTGATTGTCTTTTAAACTTTCTATAGCTTTTTGAATGGCTTGCTCACGATCAATAATAATTTCAATCTTTGATTTATCTTCTATATAACTAGCAATTTCACTACAAATTTCCATAGGTGATTCAAAATCCGGATCATCTGCAGTTAAAAACACATGATCTGCATATAAATTGAGTAGACTTCCAAATTCCTTCCTTCGTGATTCAGCTTTGTTTCCTGTACTACCAATCAAAATGTTTATCTTTGAATTAAGATGTTTTTGTTTAACTAATGAAATTAAATTATCTAGACTCACATAATTATGAGCATAATCAACATAAATATATTTATTATCGAAAGTAATATTTTCCATTCTTCCAGGTATTCTAATATTTTTTATAATATCTTTAAAGTTAACATCATCGTCATATACACTTTGAATTAATGAGATAGCACTAAACACATTATAAATATTAAAATCTCCCAATAACGAAATATTCAAGTTGTCTAAAATAGATTTATTTATATTATTAGTTATAGAAAATGAGAAATCATTTCTAATATTTAAATAAAAATCTGCTTTTTCATTTTCAGAAGAAAAGTTTAAAATAGGTTTTCTCTCTTCATTACAAATTTCTTCAATAATTTTATATACTGAACTATCATAATTCGCAATTACTTTCTTTGAATTGTGTATTAATTGTAATTTGCATGATAGGTAATCCTCAAAATCTGGATGTTCAACCGGACTTATATGGTCAGGCGTAATATTCAGAAAAATTCCTACATCAAATTTTAAATTATATAGTCTATTTTTTTATATCCTTGAGAGGACGCCTCCATCACTAAGTGAGTTATTCCATTTTGAGTTGATTCATGCATCATTTTATATAAATCTAAAGACTCTGGCGTAGAATTATATGATTTAACATATGTAATGCCATCTATTGAATTTTCCATAGTCGTATACATAGCAACTTTATTTTCACCATAAATATGATCTAATATTTTTTTGTAAAATATGCCGTAGTAGTTTTCCCCTTAGTTCCTGTATAGCAATATATAGATAATTTATTTTGAGGATAATTATAGAATTTGGATCTATATCAAGAATACGGACACAGTAAAAAGAGAATTCTACCGCGCTTCGCTTGCTTGCCTCGCGATTCATATTCTTTTAAAGGACCAAAATTATATGAATCGCGAGGATGTTTTTATGCATATTTTTCTCAAATTCAATTGGACTCATATAATTTAGTGTCGAATGAATTCTTTTTGAGTTGTAAAAAGTAAGAATGTATTCCATAACACTGAACATTACTTCATCCCTTGTTTTGTAGTCACAATGGTGAATTAATTTTTTTTTGATAATACTATGAAATGATTCTATACACGCATTGTCATAACAGTTTCCTTTTCTACTCATGCTTGTTTGAATTCCTTTTTCTTTAAGTAATGTCTGATATTCTATAGAAGCATATTGACTTCCACGGTCTGAATGATGAATCAGTCCTTTTCTTGGTTCTTGTATTGTACATGCTTTTCTAAAGGCTGATAACACAAGATCTTTAGTCATTCTTGAAGACATTGACCATCCAATAATTCTTCGTGAAAATAAATCCATGACTGTTGCTAAGTATAGCCAACCTTCTCTCGTTTATATGTACGTTATATCTGCGACCCAAACACTTCCTAATCCGGATACTTTAAATGATTGGTTTAATATATTGGGATATACAGGAAGTTGATGTTTGGAATTTGTTGTAGCCTTATATTTCTTTTTTGTTATTGATTTAATACCTAATTCATTCATTATCCTACTGACTGTTCTTTGTGTGACCGTACATCCTTTGCTTCTTAGTACTTGTGTAATTTTAGGACTACCATAACGTTTTTGACTTTGAATATAAATTTGATAAATATGTTTTTTCAATACATCATGTCTAATTGTACGTTTACTTGGTTTACGATTCTTCCAACCATAATAGCCACTTTTTGAAACACCTAACACTTCACACATCTTTATAACACGAAATTCATGTCGGTGTTCTTCAATAAACCTGTATATTACTTCTGGTCTTTGGCAAAGATGTGCATAGCCTTTTTTAATATCTTATTTTCTTCTTCTAGCTCTTTTAATCTTTTTTGTAGATCAACTTCAGACTGTTTCTTAGGGGTACGTCTACCACTACCAACAAATCCTTTTTCACCTTCTTTACGATAAACACTTAGCCATTTGGTTAATGTTTGAATAGGGATGTCTAAATCTCTTGAAACTTCTGTTGCTTTTCTACCAGATTCTACTAACTGAATTACTTCCATTTTAAAGCTATGATCATATTTTCTTTTAGACATAACGAACACTCCTGTAAATTGATTACTTTCATTATAGCTTAATTTATTATCAATTTACTGTGTCCGTTATTCAGTCTAGCATCAAATTCCATTGCAATAACAGCCATCGCTTTTTGAATATCATTAACTATGATTCCCTCAGTAAATTCATTATCTATACTTGAATGATAGCTAGTTTCAGAAATATAAGTATGTACGCCATTATTTATTGCTTCTCGTAAATAATCATATTTAAAAGTATTCCCTTTGCAAAAAAACAAGGTGTTCCCTTTTATATCTTTAGAATTATATGAAATGTGATCATACAATTTATTATCTTGATGCTTATAGTAATACATTCCATTTTTAACAATCACTTTTAATAAATTATGTTCTTTTAACACATTTAAGATTCTAATAGTATCTATACTTACCAATTTCATCACCTTTAATATATTATTTTATTAGTGTTAATATCAATTTTAAATTTCTAACTAAATTAATCTTTGGTCTATTTACTTAAGAAGACATTAATTTTTATAGCTCGTAGTATCTATATGATTTATATAATATCTACTTTATCTATTACTCATACACATTTTATTACATAATATCATTTCAAATTTAACAATAACTAGTTATATTTACAATCTATTACTTTTTAACATAAAAATAGTAGCACTGATAAAAAAAGAGAATAAGCAACGTTCAATTGCTTATTCTCTAATATTTTTAAAAATTTTTTTATTTTTTCACTTCTGTTTTGGCTTCTAGGTCTATCATTTCATCTTTTGTCTTATCTAATACTAAATAGTTTAGCTCGTCGTTCGTCATTTTCTTAAGTGATGGGTATCTTATCATAAAGAATACAATACCTAGCACTAACCAAATGAACAACGCGATATAAGATGGTAATGATAAACTTGCTGGTGATCCTGGGATAAGTAATAATCCTAAGAATATACCAGCGATAATTGCGCCGATAATCGCAAATGTTTTGTATTTTGGATGATACATCATGCTTCGTTTATCGTATGAAAATAGTTTGAATGCTGATAAACATGTTATGAAATAAGCGATTGAAACACCTGTTGATGACATATCTACAATCCATGTTAATGCTGTTCTACCTAACCATGGTGCAGCGAGTGCCATTACTAATATAAATATAATACTTACATACGGTGTATTATATTTTGGGTGTAACTTTTTAAAGACGCTTGGCATAACAGATGCTCTACCCATAGAGAATAACAATCTACTTGAACTCATAAAGAATCCGTTCAATCCTGTGAATATCCCCATCATAATTGCGACAACTAATACTGCTAACCCAACAAACGAGAATGCTTCTTGAACGACTGAACCTGTCACCCATAAATCTCCACCTACAGATGAGGCATCTTTAAACAGCCAACTTGTTAAAAGTATCATCATCACATACGTAAGCGCTGAAGCAATTAAACTAAATACGATTAACTTGAACGTCTTACTTGGTGAGAAGTTAAATTCTTCTGCCGTTTGCGGAATATTATCAAAGCCTACATATGCCCATGGTGCAACTGCCAGAATTACAACAATTGAGGCAAGCCAACCCATGTCATTATTGACAACAGGCTTAAGATTTGAGAATGAAAAATCATGCGTGAAAAATGATCCTGCAAATAAAAGTATAACAACAACTGCTAATACCACACAGAATATATATTGCAAACTTCCTGAAAAACTAGAACCTTTTATACTTATCCAAGCAAATATTAACAATATAAGTGAAGATAGTATAATTTCAGTTATGTACACATCCCAACCTGCTACTG encodes:
- the hemQ gene encoding hydrogen peroxide-dependent heme synthase; amino-acid sequence: MNEAAKTLDGWYSLHLFYAIDWASLKTVPEEDRNTIISEFKTFLEALETVHNNKEGSHAFYNITGQKADLMLWFLRPDVKQLNALENEFNKLDISDFLIPTYSYVSIVELSNYLAGDSNEDPYENPHVKARLYPEVPRSEYVCFYPMDKRRDGEYNWYMLDMDHRRSLMRSHGLIGRSYAGKVKQFITGSVGLDDYEWGVTLFSDDMLQFKKLIYEMRFDEVSARYGDFGAFYVGNILNIDELDTFFNLK
- the gltS gene encoding sodium/glutamate symporter; translated protein: MIQFDAVTTLAIACVLLLLGEGIVNKVSILRRLCIPAPVIGGLLFAIVVAILQSLNVITIKLDSDFLQDFFMLAFFTTIGLGASLKLLKLGGKILVLYFIFCGILAFCQNVIGVSLSKVLNIPPQLGLTAGSMSMEGGHGNAAAYGKTLESLGVDSALTAALAAATLGLVAGGLLGGPVVRYLIKKYDLKPGDAKDTGIDFSEVGYNENLHSRMNPTTVFIVQFTIIAVCMAIGTYIGDGFKNLTGINIPVYVGAMFVAVIIRNISDYGNLNIIDMKITNQVSDVSLSLFLSIALMSIKLTEIYQLALPLTIIVLVQIVFIVLFSVFVVFRGLGKNYDAAVMIGGFIGHGLGATPNAMANLDVITKKFGASPKAYLVVPVVGAFLIDLLGVPIVTLFINIFS
- a CDS encoding glutamate ligase domain-containing protein — its product is MFSAISLIQSVYDDDVNFKDIIKNIRIPGRMENITFDNKYIYVDYAHNYVSLDNLISLVKQKHLNSKINILIGSTGNKAESRRKEFGSLLNLYADHVFLTADDPDFESPMEICSEIASYIEDKSKIEIIIDREQAIQKAIESLKDNQVLIIAGKGADPYQKVNGNYEPYLGDFKIAKKFITSNSKESKI
- a CDS encoding APC family permease, which gives rise to MARKKKDLSRGNLDQNLSEKFVWAIAYGSSIGWGAFILPGDWISQAGPLGASIGIFIGALLMIVIAVSYGALVEKFPVTGGAFAFGYLGFGKYVSFFSSWFLTFGYICIVALNASAFSLLFKFIMPGFLEQGKLYTVAGWDVYITEIILSSLILLIFAWISIKGSSFSGSLQYIFCVVLAVVVILLFAGSFFTHDFSFSNLKPVVNNDMGWLASIVVILAVAPWAYVGFDNIPQTAEEFNFSPSKTFKLIVFSLIASALTYVMMILLTSWLFKDASSVGGDLWVTGSVVQEAFSFVGLAVLVVAIMMGIFTGLNGFFMSSSRLLFSMGRASVMPSVFKKLHPKYNTPYVSIIFILVMALAAPWLGRTALTWIVDMSSTGVSIAYFITCLSAFKLFSYDKRSMMYHPKYKTFAIIGAIIAGIFLGLLLIPGSPASLSLPSYIALFIWLVLGIVFFMIRYPSLKKMTNDELNYLVLDKTKDEMIDLEAKTEVKK